In Trueperaceae bacterium, the following are encoded in one genomic region:
- a CDS encoding citrate/2-methylcitrate synthase, producing MTEIHRGLAGVNVDTSQICSIDGERGELIYRGYDIRELADQASFEEVVHLLWFGELPTRSELDALRGQLRPAFDLPGDVLDLLARMPKGTAPMHALRTAVSALAAFDDDADDVSEANLRRVGASLLGRIPAIVAAYQRLQAGQEPVAPDPNLSVAANFLRMVNGEEPTDAATRVMDVALVLHAEHGSNASTFVARATASSLTDPYSAIAAAIGSLKGPLHGGANYGVMEALEGIGDVAGVEPYVHAKLAEEGGRVMGFGHRVYRVMDPRATILKGVSERLAAESGDAKWFEMSLEMERVMDRAMEAKGKAVKPNVDFFSASVYRMLGFAKETYTPIFALSRTAGWMAHLFEQYADNRLMRPRLVYEGPKGKTFTPIDRRG from the coding sequence ATGACCGAGATCCATCGCGGACTCGCCGGCGTGAACGTCGACACCAGCCAGATCTGTTCGATCGACGGCGAGCGCGGCGAACTGATCTACCGCGGTTACGACATTCGCGAGCTCGCCGACCAGGCGTCGTTCGAGGAGGTCGTGCACCTCCTCTGGTTCGGGGAGCTCCCGACCCGGTCGGAACTCGATGCGCTCCGCGGGCAGCTGCGGCCGGCGTTCGACCTGCCCGGCGACGTGCTCGACCTGCTCGCGCGCATGCCGAAGGGCACCGCCCCCATGCATGCGCTCCGCACCGCCGTCAGCGCCCTCGCGGCGTTCGACGACGACGCGGACGACGTGAGCGAAGCGAACCTCCGGCGGGTCGGCGCGTCGCTGCTCGGCCGGATCCCGGCGATCGTGGCGGCGTACCAACGGCTGCAGGCCGGCCAAGAACCGGTCGCGCCGGACCCGAACCTGTCGGTCGCGGCGAACTTCCTGCGGATGGTGAACGGCGAGGAACCGACCGACGCCGCCACCCGCGTGATGGACGTCGCGTTGGTGCTGCACGCCGAGCACGGGTCGAACGCCAGCACCTTCGTCGCCCGCGCCACCGCGTCCAGCCTCACCGACCCCTACAGCGCCATCGCGGCGGCGATCGGTTCGCTCAAGGGCCCGCTGCACGGCGGCGCGAACTACGGCGTGATGGAGGCGCTCGAGGGCATCGGGGACGTCGCCGGCGTCGAGCCGTACGTGCACGCCAAACTCGCGGAGGAGGGCGGTCGCGTGATGGGCTTCGGGCACCGCGTCTACCGCGTGATGGACCCCCGCGCGACGATCCTCAAGGGCGTCAGCGAACGCCTCGCGGCGGAATCGGGCGACGCGAAGTGGTTCGAGATGAGCCTCGAGATGGAGCGCGTCATGGACCGCGCGATGGAGGCGAAGGGCAAGGCCGTGAAGCCCAACGTCGATTTCTTCAGCGCGTCGGTCTACCGCATGCTGGGCTTCGCGAAGGAGACCTACACGCCGATCTTCGCGCTCTCCCGCACGGCCGGCTGGATGGCGCACCTGTTCGAGCAGTACGCCGACAACCGCCTGATGCGCCCCCGCCTCGTCTACGAAGGCCCCAAGGGCAAGACCTTCACGCCGATCGATCGGCGCGGCTGA
- a CDS encoding adenylosuccinate synthase has product MPGIAVIGAQWGDEGKGKVVDALAHDADYVVRYAGGANAGHTVAVGDETFKLHHLPCGVLHDRPTSVLGAGMVVDPWALVEEVDAFAERRDPGALLLSSEAHLVLPHHKKNDEGGGFVGTTGRGIGPAYSDKARRLGVRAGDLLDDDLLRERLERLLRGKPNSTARVGWTDVDAALHALEGIRARLAPWIGDGGAVVRAALARGERVMFEGGQGTMLDLAYGTYPYVTSSHPTVGGILTGAGVSHRALGRVVGVVKAFTTRVGHGPFPTEVHDEATLARLRGSGANPWDEFGTTTGRARRVGWLDLEQLKYAVDLNGLDALVVTKLDVLAGLDAVHVGVGYDAAGAPIYETLPGWGDVAGIADRAALPAPLIAYLERIEAYVGVPVAMFSTSPQRRDTYGAVDWPDAVDPAPTP; this is encoded by the coding sequence ATGCCAGGAATCGCGGTGATCGGGGCCCAATGGGGCGACGAAGGCAAGGGCAAGGTCGTGGACGCCTTGGCGCACGACGCGGACTACGTCGTGCGGTACGCCGGCGGGGCGAACGCCGGCCATACGGTCGCGGTCGGCGACGAGACGTTCAAGCTGCACCACCTGCCGTGCGGCGTGCTGCACGACCGCCCGACGAGCGTCCTGGGGGCCGGCATGGTGGTGGACCCCTGGGCGCTCGTCGAGGAGGTCGACGCCTTCGCCGAGCGGCGCGACCCGGGCGCGTTGCTGCTGTCCAGCGAAGCGCACCTGGTGCTCCCGCACCACAAGAAGAACGACGAGGGCGGCGGGTTCGTCGGGACGACCGGACGTGGGATCGGTCCCGCCTACAGCGACAAGGCCCGCCGCCTCGGGGTGCGGGCGGGGGACCTGCTGGACGACGACCTGCTCCGCGAACGGCTCGAGCGGCTGCTGCGCGGCAAACCGAACTCCACCGCCCGCGTCGGCTGGACCGACGTGGACGCCGCCCTCCACGCCCTCGAGGGGATCCGCGCGCGCCTCGCGCCGTGGATCGGGGACGGCGGCGCGGTCGTGCGCGCGGCCCTCGCGCGCGGCGAACGCGTGATGTTCGAGGGGGGGCAGGGCACGATGCTGGACCTGGCCTACGGCACCTACCCGTACGTCACGAGCAGCCACCCGACGGTCGGCGGCATCCTCACCGGCGCCGGCGTCTCGCACCGCGCCCTCGGCCGGGTGGTGGGGGTCGTCAAGGCGTTCACGACCCGCGTCGGGCACGGTCCGTTCCCGACGGAGGTGCACGACGAGGCGACCCTCGCGCGCCTGCGCGGGAGCGGCGCGAACCCGTGGGACGAGTTCGGGACCACCACCGGGCGGGCGCGCCGGGTCGGCTGGTTGGACCTCGAGCAGCTCAAGTACGCCGTGGACCTCAACGGCCTCGACGCCCTGGTCGTCACGAAGCTCGACGTGCTGGCCGGCCTCGACGCCGTCCACGTCGGGGTGGGGTACGACGCGGCGGGCGCCCCGATCTACGAGACGCTGCCCGGCTGGGGGGACGTGGCCGGCATCGCGGACCGCGCGGCGCTCCCCGCGCCGTTGATCGCCTACCTGGAACGCATCGAGGCGTACGTCGGCGTGCCGGTCGCGATGTTCTCCACGAGCCCGCAACGGCGCGACACGTACGGCGCGGTGGACTGGCCCGACGCGGTCGATCCCGCGCCCACCCCGTAG
- a CDS encoding prephenate dehydrogenase/arogenate dehydrogenase family protein: MRPAPLVGTVVVAGVGLLGGSIAVGARARFVADRVVGLDPDGEALEVASFHGVIDEARVAPGPWLADADLVVLAAPTGSLARLARELAPFLRADAVVTDVGSVKGDVVADLADVPDLRFVGGHPMAGSDRAGVANADAALLENAVWVLTPTEATDADALARVRAFVEALGARPLELAPERHDRLVARVSHVPYLAALALTRLAADDDDRDALMLLAAGGFRDLTRVASGSPVMSRDMVRGNAGAVRAALADLRAELDALEADLEDREALLAHAEHAKRTRDGIPVVRRGVLPPRPEVVLAVPDRPGELARITAACGEAGVNLKEIEVLAIREAGGAVRLAFEDPAALDAAVEALRAAGYEARPRAT; the protein is encoded by the coding sequence ATGCGGCCCGCCCCCCTGGTCGGGACCGTCGTCGTGGCCGGCGTCGGGCTGTTGGGCGGGTCGATCGCGGTGGGGGCGCGCGCCCGCTTCGTCGCCGACCGCGTGGTCGGCCTCGACCCGGACGGTGAGGCGCTGGAGGTCGCCAGCTTCCACGGCGTGATCGACGAGGCACGCGTCGCGCCGGGCCCCTGGCTGGCGGACGCCGACCTGGTGGTGCTGGCCGCCCCGACCGGGTCCCTCGCGCGCCTCGCGCGCGAGCTGGCGCCGTTCCTTCGCGCGGACGCGGTGGTGACCGACGTCGGGTCGGTGAAGGGCGACGTCGTCGCCGACCTCGCCGACGTGCCCGACCTGCGCTTCGTCGGGGGGCACCCGATGGCGGGTAGCGACCGGGCCGGCGTGGCGAACGCCGACGCCGCCCTACTCGAGAACGCGGTGTGGGTCCTCACCCCGACCGAGGCGACCGACGCCGACGCGCTGGCGCGCGTCCGGGCGTTCGTGGAGGCGCTCGGCGCGCGGCCGCTGGAGCTCGCGCCCGAACGCCACGACCGCCTCGTGGCGCGCGTCTCGCACGTGCCCTACCTCGCGGCGTTGGCGCTGACCCGCCTCGCGGCGGACGACGACGACCGCGACGCGCTGATGCTGCTGGCGGCGGGCGGCTTCCGGGACCTGACGCGGGTCGCGTCGGGGTCGCCCGTCATGAGTCGCGACATGGTCCGCGGCAACGCCGGCGCGGTCCGCGCCGCGCTCGCCGACCTGCGCGCCGAACTCGACGCGCTCGAGGCGGACCTCGAGGACCGCGAGGCGCTCCTGGCGCACGCCGAGCACGCCAAACGCACGCGCGACGGGATCCCCGTCGTGCGGCGCGGGGTGTTGCCCCCCCGGCCGGAGGTGGTGCTGGCGGTCCCCGACCGGCCGGGGGAGTTGGCGCGCATCACCGCCGCGTGCGGGGAGGCGGGCGTGAACCTGAAGGAGATCGAGGTGCTCGCCATCCGCGAGGCGGGCGGCGCGGTGCGCTTGGCGTTCGAGGACCCGGCGGCGCTCGACGCGGCGGTCGAGGCGCTCCGGGCGGCGGGGTACGAGGCGCGGCCCCGCGCCACCTGA
- a CDS encoding bacteriorhodopsin-like: MDLPVLSAGQFDLVYNSLSFGFAAMGAAFVFFMAARSQVAPKYRPALLVSSIVVLVAAYHYLRIFESWGGAYVLEGGVANPSGDPFNDAYRYVDWLLTVPLLLVETVAVLALAREKANSMIARLSIAAVLMIALGYPGEIADSTGTRVLWGTLSSIPFVYILWILWGELGQALERQPGQVRVLVRNLRLLLLATWGVYPIAYMAPFLGFSGPDAVVTLQLGYTIADVLAKAGFGLLIYAIAREKSIADGEDPVGAH; the protein is encoded by the coding sequence ATGGATCTACCCGTTCTGTCGGCAGGCCAGTTCGATCTGGTCTACAACTCGCTGTCCTTCGGCTTCGCCGCGATGGGCGCTGCGTTCGTGTTCTTCATGGCCGCACGCAGCCAAGTGGCGCCGAAGTACCGCCCCGCGCTTCTGGTGTCGTCGATCGTCGTGTTGGTCGCCGCCTACCACTACCTGCGGATCTTCGAGTCCTGGGGCGGCGCGTACGTCCTCGAGGGGGGCGTGGCGAACCCGAGCGGCGACCCGTTCAACGACGCCTACCGCTACGTCGACTGGCTCCTGACGGTGCCGCTCCTGCTGGTGGAGACCGTCGCGGTGCTGGCCCTCGCGCGGGAGAAGGCGAACTCGATGATCGCGCGCCTGTCGATCGCGGCGGTGCTGATGATCGCGCTCGGCTACCCCGGCGAGATCGCCGACTCGACCGGCACGCGCGTTCTTTGGGGCACGCTGTCGAGCATCCCGTTCGTCTACATCCTCTGGATCCTCTGGGGCGAGCTCGGCCAGGCGCTGGAGCGTCAGCCGGGGCAGGTCCGCGTCCTCGTGCGCAACCTGCGCCTCCTGCTGCTCGCGACGTGGGGCGTCTACCCGATCGCCTACATGGCGCCGTTCCTGGGCTTCAGCGGTCCGGACGCCGTCGTGACGCTGCAGCTCGGCTACACGATCGCCGACGTGCTGGCGAAGGCCGGCTTCGGCCTCCTGATCTACGCCATCGCCCGCGAGAAGTCGATCGCGGACGGCGAGGATCCGGTCGGCGCGCACTAA
- a CDS encoding septum site-determining protein MinC gives MKVRGIRSGVLVQVGGDDDGAAVDAALDEHAAALAGDVAVEVAGRVAPDLLRRIEAAVDAAGGTLTDVRPPAGGAPTPRGETVVVGRTVRSGARVESTASLVVIGDVNAGAELLAADDIIVLGTLRGLAHAGAAGNDRAVVWAQRIASRQLRIGPAVAQADGGDDAARGPELAMLRDGQIVIRPWSH, from the coding sequence GTGAAGGTTCGTGGCATCCGAAGCGGCGTACTGGTGCAGGTCGGTGGCGACGACGACGGGGCGGCGGTCGACGCCGCCCTCGACGAGCACGCCGCCGCCCTCGCGGGCGACGTCGCGGTCGAGGTCGCGGGGCGCGTCGCCCCCGACCTGCTCCGCCGCATCGAGGCGGCGGTCGACGCGGCGGGGGGGACCCTCACCGACGTGCGTCCGCCCGCCGGCGGGGCGCCCACCCCGCGCGGCGAGACGGTGGTCGTGGGCCGCACCGTGCGCTCGGGCGCGCGGGTGGAGTCGACCGCGTCCCTCGTCGTGATCGGGGACGTCAACGCCGGCGCGGAGCTCCTCGCCGCCGACGACATCATCGTGCTCGGGACCCTGCGCGGGTTGGCGCACGCCGGCGCGGCGGGCAACGACCGCGCGGTCGTGTGGGCGCAACGCATCGCCAGCCGCCAACTCCGCATCGGGCCCGCCGTCGCACAGGCGGACGGCGGCGACGACGCCGCCCGCGGTCCGGAGTTGGCGATGCTGCGCGACGGCCAGATCGTCATCCGCCCCTGGAGCCACTGA
- a CDS encoding penicillin-binding transpeptidase domain-containing protein — protein MISRMRVLLAVAWTILALFTGRLAWLQLAQEDQFRDLSQRNATEQRRIPPLRGRILARDGTVLAGNRVAYDLMYLGGPIDAWDRVARLLDLGGPPDPPDPTDAEEARNGAVAAWNVPDALVPALEERVAGHANLVLRERFERIYPTNLAAQAIGYTGLADPERHPGYAPDDMVGVMGLEAGLQDRLFGRPGVELVEVDNRGVAVRRQELVAPRPGRDVRTTLDVGAQRAAEDALRGAARYVNAYRAEEDLPPLSTVRGALLAMDLETGDVLAMASAPTFDQNVFTHRPSDPDVVGAILADDDAKPLQNRAVQAYPPASTFKMVSSYALLEHGYVGASTTYPCSPSMTYGGITWENWSPVHRGSYDVTDAIGDSCNTYYWHAALETPAFDDGWGPLAQHLHDDARAFGYGARVDVGLPEERRGRLPDPAWVRAEKDTAWYPGYTLNTMIGQGDVLATPLQTLRAAGAFANAGRQVEPRLVAEVGGVAEPVRSRTVPGTVWPTLAEGMRAMVTEFGSSDVIGPAAAFPLPVSGKTGTAQNAAGEGLEHAWFMAFAPSEAPEIAVVAFLENAGSSTRTAVPVVRDFLVDHLDLPVGVVEGGLRR, from the coding sequence GTGATTTCGCGCATGCGGGTCCTGTTGGCGGTCGCCTGGACGATCCTGGCGTTGTTCACGGGGCGGTTGGCGTGGCTGCAGTTGGCGCAGGAGGACCAGTTCCGCGACCTCTCGCAACGCAACGCCACCGAGCAACGCCGCATCCCGCCCCTCCGGGGGCGCATCCTGGCGCGCGACGGGACGGTGCTGGCCGGCAACCGCGTGGCGTACGACCTGATGTACCTCGGCGGTCCGATCGACGCATGGGACCGCGTCGCCCGCCTCCTGGATCTCGGGGGGCCGCCCGACCCGCCCGACCCCACCGACGCGGAGGAGGCCCGCAACGGGGCGGTGGCGGCGTGGAACGTGCCCGACGCGCTCGTGCCGGCGCTCGAGGAGCGCGTCGCGGGCCACGCGAACCTGGTGCTGCGCGAACGCTTCGAACGGATCTACCCCACCAACCTCGCCGCGCAGGCGATCGGCTACACCGGCCTCGCCGACCCCGAACGCCACCCCGGCTACGCCCCCGACGACATGGTCGGCGTCATGGGGCTCGAGGCCGGCCTCCAGGACCGCCTCTTCGGGCGGCCCGGGGTGGAGCTGGTGGAGGTCGACAACCGCGGGGTGGCGGTCCGCCGCCAGGAACTCGTCGCGCCCCGGCCGGGCCGGGACGTGCGCACGACGCTGGACGTCGGCGCGCAGCGGGCGGCGGAGGACGCCCTGCGCGGCGCGGCGCGGTACGTGAACGCCTACCGCGCGGAGGAGGACCTGCCGCCGCTCTCGACGGTCCGCGGGGCGTTGCTGGCGATGGACCTCGAGACGGGGGACGTGCTGGCGATGGCGTCGGCGCCGACCTTCGATCAGAACGTCTTCACGCACCGGCCCAGCGACCCGGACGTGGTCGGGGCGATCCTCGCCGACGACGACGCGAAGCCGCTGCAGAACCGAGCGGTGCAGGCGTACCCGCCCGCCTCGACGTTCAAGATGGTCAGCTCCTACGCGTTGCTCGAGCACGGCTACGTGGGCGCCTCCACCACCTACCCGTGCAGCCCGTCGATGACGTACGGGGGCATCACGTGGGAGAACTGGAGCCCCGTGCACCGCGGTTCGTACGACGTGACCGACGCGATCGGCGACAGCTGCAACACGTACTACTGGCACGCCGCGCTCGAGACCCCCGCCTTCGACGACGGCTGGGGGCCGCTGGCGCAGCACCTGCACGACGACGCGCGCGCGTTCGGCTACGGGGCGCGCGTGGACGTGGGCCTCCCCGAGGAACGCCGCGGGCGCCTGCCCGACCCCGCCTGGGTGCGCGCCGAGAAGGACACCGCCTGGTACCCCGGCTACACGCTCAACACGATGATCGGGCAGGGGGACGTCCTCGCGACGCCGCTCCAGACCCTCCGGGCGGCGGGCGCGTTCGCGAACGCCGGTCGGCAGGTCGAGCCGCGCCTCGTCGCGGAGGTGGGCGGCGTCGCGGAACCGGTGCGTTCGCGCACCGTGCCCGGCACCGTCTGGCCGACGTTGGCGGAGGGCATGCGGGCGATGGTGACGGAGTTCGGGTCGAGCGACGTGATCGGGCCCGCCGCCGCCTTCCCGCTGCCGGTGTCGGGGAAGACCGGCACCGCGCAGAACGCGGCGGGGGAGGGCCTCGAGCACGCCTGGTTCATGGCGTTCGCGCCGTCGGAGGCGCCGGAAATCGCCGTGGTAGCCTTCCTCGAGAACGCCGGGTCGAGCACGCGCACCGCCGTCCCGGTCGTCCGCGACTTTCTGGTGGACCACCTCGACCTGCCGGTCGGCGTGGTGGAGGGAGGGCTGCGCAGGTGA
- the mreD gene encoding rod shape-determining protein MreD, whose translation MRIAAFYLTLLLAQGLLSGLFGTLPAPDLFLVAVLTWLGRLAPWQLLLAAYGVGLLQDVIGYGVLGSHAMQLAGAALAATAVRMQLSGSGVLERLVIVVAAQAGKWLVAFALLAWLSGEPVDGVRLVAVAVSETVLTGAVALAAWPWAEALLRRAGAKGRRTA comes from the coding sequence GTGCGGATCGCCGCGTTCTACCTGACGCTCCTGTTGGCGCAGGGGCTCCTGTCGGGCCTGTTCGGCACGTTGCCCGCCCCGGACCTGTTCCTGGTGGCGGTCCTGACGTGGCTCGGGCGGTTGGCGCCGTGGCAGTTGCTGCTCGCGGCGTACGGCGTCGGGCTGCTGCAGGACGTGATCGGGTACGGGGTGCTCGGGAGTCACGCGATGCAGCTGGCGGGCGCGGCGCTCGCCGCGACCGCCGTGCGGATGCAGCTGTCCGGGTCGGGCGTCCTCGAGCGGCTGGTGATCGTCGTGGCCGCCCAGGCCGGGAAGTGGCTGGTGGCGTTCGCGTTGCTGGCGTGGTTGTCGGGCGAACCGGTGGACGGCGTGCGGCTGGTGGCGGTCGCGGTCAGCGAGACCGTCCTGACCGGCGCGGTGGCGTTGGCGGCGTGGCCGTGGGCGGAGGCGCTCCTGCGTCGCGCGGGGGCGAAGGGGAGGCGGACGGCGTGA
- a CDS encoding isoaspartyl peptidase/L-asparaginase — translation MATLLIHGGAGRIREDRRAAYEAGLAAALDAGFAAFEAGGDATDAVQAAVRRMEDDPHAFNAGTGSAPTSAGTIECDAAIMRSDGAAGAVACVAHVRNPVTLARRVLEEGRHVLLVGPGAEALEPDPVANETLRTDAARADLERWRARGGDPEASATCGAVALDDAGRLAAATSTGGVLGQHPGRVGDAPIPGAGTWADADVAVSCTGKGEAFLVTAAGRALACDLAAGTAADDAVRARLAAVRAAGGEGGLIALRRDGTLLHGFDTPQMAFAWRRDGPAGREEACAVGQDGAVVVRP, via the coding sequence ATGGCGACCTTGTTGATTCACGGAGGGGCGGGCCGCATCCGCGAGGACCGACGCGCCGCCTACGAGGCGGGCCTCGCCGCCGCCCTCGACGCCGGCTTCGCGGCGTTCGAGGCGGGCGGCGACGCGACCGACGCGGTGCAGGCCGCCGTCCGCCGCATGGAGGACGACCCGCACGCCTTCAACGCCGGGACCGGCAGCGCCCCGACGTCGGCCGGCACGATCGAGTGCGACGCGGCGATCATGCGCAGCGACGGCGCGGCCGGCGCCGTCGCCTGCGTCGCGCACGTCCGCAACCCCGTCACCCTCGCGCGCCGCGTCCTCGAGGAGGGCCGGCACGTCCTCCTCGTGGGGCCCGGCGCGGAGGCGCTCGAACCCGACCCCGTCGCGAACGAGACGCTGCGGACCGACGCGGCGCGCGCCGACCTGGAGCGGTGGCGGGCGCGCGGCGGGGACCCCGAAGCGTCCGCGACGTGCGGCGCGGTGGCGCTCGACGACGCCGGACGCCTCGCCGCCGCCACCAGCACCGGCGGGGTGCTGGGGCAACACCCCGGGCGGGTGGGGGACGCCCCGATCCCCGGGGCGGGCACGTGGGCGGACGCGGACGTCGCGGTCAGCTGTACCGGGAAGGGCGAAGCGTTCCTCGTGACCGCCGCCGGCCGCGCGTTGGCGTGCGACCTGGCGGCCGGCACCGCAGCGGACGACGCCGTCCGCGCCCGCCTCGCCGCGGTGCGCGCGGCGGGGGGCGAGGGCGGCCTCATCGCGTTGCGCCGCGACGGGACGCTGCTGCACGGCTTCGACACGCCGCAGATGGCGTTCGCGTGGCGGCGCGACGGCCCCGCGGGCCGCGAGGAGGCGTGCGCCGTGGGCCAGGACGGCGCCGTCGTCGTGCGACCCTGA